Below is a genomic region from Methanosphaera sp. ISO3-F5.
GATATCAATGAAAACCCAAAAAATATTGATGAAATAAACTGGTGATTCTAAATGTTATTTAGGAAAATGCTCAGGGATATGAATGAACATAAAATGCAATTTCTAGCGATATTTCTAATGTCCTTCTTAACATTATGGATATTTACAGGAGTAGGTTCTGAAGTTGCCGGAATTCAGCAAACCTCTTCAGAATACTATAAAAACACAAATATGGCTGATATATGGGTTTATTCAGAAAATATTAACAATGAAACAATAAATCAGATCTCACAAATAACTTCTACAAAAAATATGGAAAGACAATTAGTACTACGGACAACAGCCGATTTAAAAGATGATCCTACTGTAACAATACATTTTGTAGAAAATAACACATTATCAAAATATTATCCGATTGAGGGAGGTTCAATAGATCTCAATGATGAAAATGGCATATGGCTAGATAAACGATTTGCAGATGCCAAAAATTTGAAAATTGGGGACAAAATTAAATTAGAATTTGATGGAATCACTATAGAAAAAACAATTAGAGGTTTAGGATATTCTCCGGAATATGTTTATGCTCAAGGGGATAGTTTAATTCCAGATTTTAATATGAATGGTTTCGGATATCTTTCATATAAAGCATTTGACATTAAGGATATTCAATACAATGTGGTGTTAATTGATACTGAGGAGAATTCTGATACATATCAAGAAAAATTGGATGAAAAAATAAATTATGACTCTTATGTACCCTTCAAAGATCATGTTAGTGTAAGTCAGTTTCAAGCAGAAATAGACCAACATGCTATGATGGGATCAATGTTTCCAATAGTTTTTGTCATAGTTGCATTATTAACTTTGTTAACAACAATGACTAGGATAGTTAATCATCAAAGAACACAAATAGGAACATTAAAAGCATTAGGTTTCACGGATAAAAAAATAACATTACACTATATTTCATATGGATTTTATTTAACCTTGTTTGGTTGTGTATTGGGATTAATTATTGGACCATCAACTATGCCTTACCTATTTTTCCCTTCAATGAGTGCATTTTATACATTACCTGAATGGAAAGCAGGATGGGATATTTCATTCTTTATTGTGGCAATAGTCTTATTGATGTTATCCGTATTATTCACTTTTCTTGCAACAAAAAATATTTCAAAAGAGTCTCCATCACAGATACTTTTACCAAAAGCTCCTAAAATATCAAGAAGGGGTTTAATTGAAAAAACAATGATTTGGAACAAAATTGGTTTTAATGGAAGGTGGAATTATAGGGACATACAAAGAAACAAGATTCGATCATTAGTGACAGTAATAAGTATTATTGGATGTACTTTACTATTAATTTCTGCTTTTGGCATGAATGATGGTATGAATGATTTAAAAACATGGCAATATGGTGGTATAAATCATTATGAATCACAATTGGTATTTGAAGATAACATTACTCAAGAACAAATAGATAATTTAACAAAGATATATGATGGTACACAGGTAATGAATCAAAAAATAGAAATTCGGGCAGAAAATATTAAAAAAACAACTAATTTAATGGTTTATAATGAAACTGGTTTGATAACACCAACTGATAAAAATATGCATGAAATCAAACTTCCTAAAGATGGGGTAAGTTTAACAGAAAAATCTGCTGAATTACTTGGGGTGAAAAAGGGTGATGTTATTGAATGGCATTTGTATGGTGAAGATGAGTGGATAAAATCTACTATTGATGAAGTATATGCTGATCCTGCTACACAGGGGATAACTTTATCTCAGGAAAAACTGGAACAAGTAGGCTATAATTTCACACCTAATTATATTGTAACTAAAGAGTCGGTCAATGGTCCTGTTGAGGGTATAAGTTCAATTAATTCTTTCACTGATTTGCAGAGTAGTTGGGATGAATTGATGGAATCAGCAAATTTACTGATTGGTATATTATTAATATTTGCATTTGCTTTGTCTCTTGTAATGTTGTATAGTTTGGGTATTTTGGCGTTCACTGAGGTTGAACGTGATTTGGCAACATTAAAAATAATTGGTTTTAAGACTAAATCTATTCGGAGATTATTTTTGGTTCAAAATTTGATTTTATCAATAGTTGGATTTGTATTTGGTGTTCCGATAGGTTATTATGTTTTGAGGGTGATGATGGATTCTTCTGGTGATACTTTTTATTATCCTATAAATTATTCCTTTGAAACGATTTTAGTGACATTTTTAATAGTTGTTGGTTTATCTGTTGTTGTAAATGTATTATTTTCTAGAAAAATAAGGGATATTGATATGGTTGAATCTCTTAAGAAAGCAAGAGATTAATCTTTTATTTTATTTTTTTTGATTCTTTTTTTTGGTGTTTGTGTCTTTTATTTTTCTTTTGTTTAATTATTTTAAATAGGTTTATTATCTACTTCTAATAAAATATTATTTGTTTAATGTTGAATTAAACACCAAGATATTATGTTAAATTTATAGAGATACATTTTGTAAATTAATATATATCTAATATTATGGTCTAACTTTTAGTTAGAATAACTTATGATTTCTTTTTTATTTAAAGAATGATTAAGGTGAATTATATCCTATATTGAGATGAATTGAGTATTTTTTGGAGAATACTCATATTTGTCTTTTATCTGTTCTGGTTTTTCTTTTATAACAATATATAAGTAATACTTTTTTTATAAATATTAATAATATTTATTATGAATTACAAAAACACTCATTTTATCAAAGAATTTAAATCACTAATAGAAAAAGAAAAAAAATCAAACAAAACAATAACAGGAAAAATAACTGATATAAATAACAATACTTTAAAAATATCCACAAAATATTCGCACAACCTCTCAAAAAACATATCTGTAGAAGTAAATAGAGTAAAAGCTATTGTGACTTCAGCTAAAAATAAAAATATAGAATTAAAAATAGAAAATAAAAATATTTTTAAAATAAATGAAGAAGTATCTATTAAAAATATACAGAAAGATATCATAATTCAAAAACTCCAAGAAACATATGATAATATTAAAGACAATAAGATTAGTGAAGAAAATAAAGAAACATTAAATATTATTTTTGGAAATGAAAAGATTAATTATGTAAATAAAAAGTTTTCTGTTAATAATTTGAATAAGAATCAGAAGGAAGCTGTAAAAAAATCTTTACAAACAGATAAATTTCATTTAATTCAAGGACCTCCCGGAACTGGTAAAACACATACTATTGTTGAAATTATCAGACAGTTATATAAGAATAATAATAGAATATTAATTACCACCCATACTCATATAGCTCTAGACAATATTATTGAACGGTTAACTGATATTGATGATGAACAAATACTTCGTATTGGACAAAAAAGTCAAGTTACATCAAAAGTTATTAAATACACGATGGAAAATCAAATTAAACAGCATAATATGTTCGATGAAATTATTGAAAAAGAAAAATTGATAGCTGATTTATCAAAAAATAGTCTTAACTTTTCAGCTACTTCAAATGTTAGTGATACTCATGAAAGTATTATAAGTAAAATTTTTAGTCAGATAATCAAAATTAAAAATAATAAAATAACTGATGATAATCTTGTCAGTGATGGGCATACTATTGATAATACTGATCGGATAAATGAATTAAAATTAGAGATTGAAAATATTAAAAAAAATATACAAAGTGATATACTTCATACAACTAAAATTTTTGCATCAACAGTACTCTCCTCTTCTAGTTATTTAACAAAGGATATTGATTTTGATTATGTAATAATGGATGAAGCTAGCCAAGTTCCAGTATACCTTGCATTGATACCATTAATGAAGACAACTAAATTTATTTTGATTGGAGATAATAAACAGTTACAGCCAATACAAAACAATAATTCATCTTATCTATTAAATAAATCTATATTCAACTTATTAATAGATAAATATCCTGATAATTTTACTTTCCTAAATATTCAATATAGAATGAATCAGGAGATAAGTGATATAGCAAGTAAATTATATTATGATGGACGATTATTAACTGGAGATAATGTTAAGAATCAGAAAATTATCTTAAATAATCATAAATCATTTCTTTTAGATGATAATCCTCTAAGCATAATTGATACTTCAAATATAAATTTTGATGAATCTAATGTGTCTGGTGGTTGTTGTAATAAGTATGAATCAGAAATTATTCTAAATTTGCTTTCTAATTTAAAATGTAATGGGATTTCATTGGATGAAATAGGGATTATAACTCCTTATAAGAAACAGAAATTGTATATTCAGAAATTATTAAGAAAAAATGAGTTAAATGTAGAATGTGATACTATATATAGATTTCAGGGTAGAGAAAAAGATGTGATACTGGTTAGTTTTTGTAAGAGTTCTCCAAAATCATTAACTAAATTTCAAAAGAATTTTTTGGCTGATGAAAATCAATTAAATGTTTCAATAACTAGATCTAGAAAAAAATTGATATTGATCGGTAATTTTGATATGATTAAATCTGCGGATAATATTAAAAAGCTAATTGATAGGATTTCTGAAGAAAATATTTTATATTTGCAGGATATCCTGTGATATTAT
It encodes:
- a CDS encoding ABC transporter permease is translated as MQFLAIFLMSFLTLWIFTGVGSEVAGIQQTSSEYYKNTNMADIWVYSENINNETINQISQITSTKNMERQLVLRTTADLKDDPTVTIHFVENNTLSKYYPIEGGSIDLNDENGIWLDKRFADAKNLKIGDKIKLEFDGITIEKTIRGLGYSPEYVYAQGDSLIPDFNMNGFGYLSYKAFDIKDIQYNVVLIDTEENSDTYQEKLDEKINYDSYVPFKDHVSVSQFQAEIDQHAMMGSMFPIVFVIVALLTLLTTMTRIVNHQRTQIGTLKALGFTDKKITLHYISYGFYLTLFGCVLGLIIGPSTMPYLFFPSMSAFYTLPEWKAGWDISFFIVAIVLLMLSVLFTFLATKNISKESPSQILLPKAPKISRRGLIEKTMIWNKIGFNGRWNYRDIQRNKIRSLVTVISIIGCTLLLISAFGMNDGMNDLKTWQYGGINHYESQLVFEDNITQEQIDNLTKIYDGTQVMNQKIEIRAENIKKTTNLMVYNETGLITPTDKNMHEIKLPKDGVSLTEKSAELLGVKKGDVIEWHLYGEDEWIKSTIDEVYADPATQGITLSQEKLEQVGYNFTPNYIVTKESVNGPVEGISSINSFTDLQSSWDELMESANLLIGILLIFAFALSLVMLYSLGILAFTEVERDLATLKIIGFKTKSIRRLFLVQNLILSIVGFVFGVPIGYYVLRVMMDSSGDTFYYPINYSFETILVTFLIVVGLSVVVNVLFSRKIRDIDMVESLKKARD
- a CDS encoding AAA domain-containing protein produces the protein MTSAKNKNIELKIENKNIFKINEEVSIKNIQKDIIIQKLQETYDNIKDNKISEENKETLNIIFGNEKINYVNKKFSVNNLNKNQKEAVKKSLQTDKFHLIQGPPGTGKTHTIVEIIRQLYKNNNRILITTHTHIALDNIIERLTDIDDEQILRIGQKSQVTSKVIKYTMENQIKQHNMFDEIIEKEKLIADLSKNSLNFSATSNVSDTHESIISKIFSQIIKIKNNKITDDNLVSDGHTIDNTDRINELKLEIENIKKNIQSDILHTTKIFASTVLSSSSYLTKDIDFDYVIMDEASQVPVYLALIPLMKTTKFILIGDNKQLQPIQNNNSSYLLNKSIFNLLIDKYPDNFTFLNIQYRMNQEISDIASKLYYDGRLLTGDNVKNQKIILNNHKSFLLDDNPLSIIDTSNINFDESNVSGGCCNKYESEIILNLLSNLKCNGISLDEIGIITPYKKQKLYIQKLLRKNELNVECDTIYRFQGREKDVILVSFCKSSPKSLTKFQKNFLADENQLNVSITRSRKKLILIGNFDMIKSADNIKKLIDRISEENILYLQDIL